The genomic segment CTTTTTTAGCATACCTGTATTTTTAAGTAAATCTTTAATGTATCATAccttttataactttataattaaaaaatacttttgtttaaatataaatacctTGGTATTTTCGATGTGATAAACCAACGACCACCAATATTCGAAACTCTCATATAATTACCAAATAATAAGCAATGGCTTGTCGCTGCTAAACAATACAGATCAGTCTGATACGTCCACGGTTTTCCAGTTTGCATTTCGATACACGTAAAATCTTCTGTTTTTATGACCTGAGTAAATGTCGTTTTTTCTGGTAAAAGACTCATATCTATACTACATCCAAAATCTATTAACTGTATCGTCGGCCTTACATCTTCCGTCGGtctaaaattacatttataaatgtaataCGATAGAtttgtttcataaaatataaatatatcatgtaaatatacatacaaacgcattaaaagaaaattgtctGGCTTAATGTCTCCGTGGATTATTTGACATTTGTGTAAATATTCCACAATTTGCAATATTTCAATCGTGAAAAATATAGCCAAATGTTCTAACAATGGTTTTCCCGtggtaatttttatttgatttgttaCTGCTAATAATGTTCCAAATCTGGAATATTCTGAAACTAATACACTACTATTATTCGCGACGTATGCCATCGAGACATCCATAAATCCACGTAActagaaaaagaattattatttattatttattaaagtcGTTATTTATgaatactataaataaatattttaccatATGTGGGTTAGTAAGacgattttttatttctctagTGATATAAAACTCCCAAACCCAAGCAGGTTTTTGAGTTTTCAGGGCTACTATTTGACCTGTTTGCAAATTCACTGCTTTGAATACTGTACCGTACGTTCCCTTTCCAAGGCACTTTCCCAAATCGTACGCTTCAGTACCTAAATACGTAAAACAAGTAAAGGTAATAAGTATCAAAACAACGAAAAAATGTTTCCATCTGATGTTTTTAAATCAAAATACACTAACCAAGCGTAATCATAGTAGAAGGCACAAGCTTATTCAAGTTAATATTTAATCTCACATATCCCTCTGCATGATATGGCtgaggaaattttattttttttaaaagaccagttattaaatttctatcgAAAGGATTTATATTTCCCGAAGGTAATTGGAAAGTTTCTTCCTCAGCTTCTTCCATTGGTTCGTGGTGCTCTTCGCATTCCATTGTatcaactttttctttttgttctatTTCGTTAAgtttaaaattaattgattttcgTAGATCACAATTCTTCTTAATTTCAGAAGTAATTTGATCCACGTTACGTTGTACCGTACGCGGACTTTGAGCGTGCACAGCTTGAATTTGAGTTTGTAATTTTTGTTCGTAAGGTTGGTTTGCAGAAAGAGTAAcatcttttatttcatcttcTCCACCTTGTTAGATAAAAAATCTTCCTTCATATACAAAGaatgttacaataaataaaaaaatgttaatatattcgattaaaatacCTCTAGTAATACTTTGTTCTTTGATAGGAACCAGATCTTCTTTTGTTAATGTAAAGCCCAATACAGTATTTCTTGTATGGGTACTGCTGCTAGAACTGCTTGAAATATATTCTCTAGTAGATTCTAGTATGACACTCAACTTGTCTTCAGTTTCTCCATTTGGTGCTTCTGAAGAGCTGTAAatgatatatgaaataaatataaattggaaTGCTGTTGTActaattaattatgtaattaaaaagTCGCATACGGTAGAGGTGCAGCACACTGATTTGAATATTGTGAAGTTCCTTCTGCTACTTTGTAAGACTGCCTAAATTGATTAGTCATAGGTGTAGAACTTGTTAATTGTGTATTAAATGCTTCTGTGTAACAAGTATCATTATTTCCCGTCAATGGACTAATACCAAGACTTTCGTCAATATATAAGTTATTTTCATCTGGTGCTTTTGGCGTCATATTTTCTTCTAGTGGTCCATTATAATCAACGACGATAGCATTTTCTTTATCTTCGGCACtttcaagatatttaatatctcTACGATTCATTCCTGGAGACTTTATATACGGTAATTCAGGTGGCATCCTGTATGGTTTGCTAGTTTCAATGTCTAATTCGTTATATGGGGGATAATGAAGCTGCTTTTGAGGCTCTACATTTTGTTGTATTAGGGTAGATTCTAGCTGTGAAGGATACTGTTGATAAGCAATGTCATTGGGCATTATGGTGCCATAAACTTGTTGAATATGTTGTATGTGTTGATGTGCTTGGTGTGGCTGATGGTGAAGATGTTGATTATGTGAAGGTTGATGTTGCTGAGGATGAGATTGATGATGTTGAATCTGACTATGAGATTGCAAGTGCGAGACATGGGGAAGAGTATGATGATGAGAAATCACGTGAGCCTGTTGATGTGCTTGAATTAATTGTTGATGATGCTGTGGATGATGCAGTCGGGAATGAGGTTGTTGAACTTGTTGCTCGTGTACTTGTTgctgtaattaattattttaagaatTAGTATAATAGCTTCCTACATATAAAAatctttctttatatataacTAATATTATACCTGCATTTGATATTGGTATGTATTATGTAATCCGGGATTACTATAAGAGTTTTGATGTTCTTGATTAGGATAACTTTGATGAGCAGAATAATTCTGGTGATTCTCTTGATCATTATAAGGTTGTATGTTATATCCCGAATGATGTTTGCTATTTGACATTGCATGCTGCGTCATTGAACTATCCATATGTATATCAAAAGATAATTTGGTCTTGGCATCTGAAATTCTAGGTGTCATAGGGGTACGAAAATTAGGCGTTGTAGGTACTGTATCCGGAGAGCGCCACATGTCTTGTACGACTGACATTGCTTCTTTCGTATTAACCGTAAGGCTTTGTCCGAGTAAATGTTCTTCAGGCTCAGTATTTAATGATGATGTATGATGTTGATGCATAAAACTAGATTGTAATTTTCGTTGCGAATTCAATTCTGCTTCCATTCTCTGCGCTTCGAGTCTTTCTGCTTCGATCCTTTCGGCTTCGATTCTTTCTGCTTCTAATCGTTCTAATTCACGTTGTTCTGCCTTACGCCTTTGAGTTTCTAATGCTTGATTTTCAGCTTCATACTGCTGTCTTTGGAGTTCTTGTTGTTCAGCTTGAAGTCTCTGTCTATCCAACTCAAGTTGTTCGGCTTCCCTAAGTTGTTGTTCTACTTTCCTTTGTCTTTCTGTTAACTCTTGTTGTTCAAATTCTTGCCTCTGTCTTTGCAATTCTTGTAAAGATACATTGTGTCTCTGATGTTCAGATTCAAAACTTTTATGCTGAACTTGATGATTAGTTCCTCTTATATCTGACACATCATGCTTTTTATCTAAAGTTTGTGCTCTATAAAATATTGATCacaattattcaaaataattttatcatctaAATAgttattaacaaaaataaattacctTTGTAAATACAACTGGGCTCTTACTTCCTCCATACTTTGATCCATATTATTAGCATAAACTAATTCTTTGGGATAATGTGGccttaatataatatttggatTTGGAGGATCTGGCACAAATACAGGCACAGTTAAATGCTCTGGGTATTTGCTACCATCAAAAAAATATGTATGGTTTGGAAATAATCTTAGATTGTTTGCATCAAAATCATCTGGTTGATCCTCGTGAACTAagatttaaataacaataaaatgaattaaaaaagcGATCTTACACAttagtaatattattttgttgtaaACAAAATTGCACCTTTGAAAGCTAACTTTGTACTAGATGTCATTAATGGATATCGTCTACCTCCACCATTCCATGGGCCAGgtttaattgtattttctttatgTACTGTATCTTCTACTGGTACATGATCTAATATacttgaatttttcatttcagcTGGCATATCATCCTATAGAAATATCTCGATGTATTTCTACACTACCGTATTTtgaatatcttaatatttttatacctgATATACTTGTATCCTGGAATTCGGCCGATTATGATGCATCGTCGATGAAATTTGTGGAACTGTACCAGGAAAGTGTTCGCGTACTCGATGTCCAGTACGTATACTACTAATTCTTTTCCCAGCTTTTATTGCTTTTAAAGAACTAAAAGCCTGACGTTGTTCTAGCAATGATACTTCGTTACGATCATCCGTACGTCCTAATGTTTTACGCGCAACTGCGAGTTGGAAGTTCCTACAATGGATGAAATGCATGTTATTgtgttaataattttgttagTATTTGTATGTTTTGTAATTAATACTTGTGCGCATAATCTAATTCGTCCTGTGGTTCTGCTAAAGCAGATAAACCCATTAAATAAACTTCATCGGCACGTTTGTAATCTTCTATCTGTTCTAATTCAAAAGCCCATGCTCTGTACATATCTGCAACCATAGTCCCAATTCCATTGTTATGCAAAAGTTGATACAATTCTAATGGATTTTTTTGCATACTTATCTGCAACCAAAtgcttattttataaaataacaagagAGACATTTCTTTAACacaaaatatgttttaaatatCTTACATAATTAATCCAAAGACGTATATATCTACGATCTTGGTGATATTTGGTCTCTTTTTCAAATATAGCTAAACATTGTTGCAAAAGTTTTCCAATATGTGACTCGTGCCCACTTTTTGGGTAACTTTGTTCCACCCAAAGTATATATTCATACCAACTTTCTAAAGGATCATCTccttcataattttttattgcatcTTCATACATcctaaaaatataacatgaaattACTATTTCAGGATATAATGAGATAATCATGATAAATCATAGAAAAACTTTACTTTGAAAACTAATAATTTAatcataattcaataaaagGAATTGTTAACTGTTAAACTCACTGTTTTTCTTGTAAGAGTAATTGTTGAACATCTGCATCCTCTTGTGCCCTTAATGCAGTTCCTAGCTGTGCAGCATTTCGTCCATAACGCAATGgttgaatattttctttacaaAGTGCAATAACTGTAGCAGGATCCATTcttaattctataatttcttaattaaatcaccttatattctaaaaacaaaaagattgaaataataaaaagttgatAGATTATTTTGTAAATGTCTGTATTAAAGGTATTTCAAACTGTATTCAAAAATTGGAACAATAGAACTACatgttaaattttaaatgactcATTATTTagtgtgtcacaatgcaacatATTAGtgattatatattgttataaagtgtgaaaatgtagaaaatcGAATAGATTTTAAGTCCGTAAGTACTTAATCCATAAAATGTATTCGGTTAAACATAATGCAAATAGTCATTCGAGCTATGATATAGTAGGGCGAAGCGTAAGCGACGTCTTTTTAGGAAACACTTAACCTTTCACACGTACTAAAACTTTGCATAATATTCTTCGAATCGCGGCGGACcttcaaatttgaataaatctaGTCTTGATAACTCCAATAAGGACGCTATCAGTCTAGGTTAGGTTAGTTTTTCATTTAACGGCTACGGCCAACAACGGTTTTTCACTGTCTTCTGCTATCCTGTGCTTCAAATGATGCAAGAGTTACCGTCCCACTAATCACGAATTTTAATTGGATCTACTATGCGAAATAATTGAGAACTGATGCAGCCAGAGATTTATCGTGCTTAATATAGTTTTCACGCAAATCTCTATTGAAAATTACCAATAGGACAGCTGTTGCAGAGGGACTTCGCATGATCTTCGAACTTCCACTTCGTCACTGTTTCTATAGTAACTTGGCAGATTGGTCCAAAATTGGTACGCCAGTGAtcttatctttttcctttttatgatTATTATGAAAATTCATTTCAAATCATTTGgaagtttcattaaaaatttttatttatcaaaacATATCATTTAAAATGCACATacttatgtattatatataagagataatataaaatttactataTCTTTATGCTGCAAATgctattattaaataactttgACTCTCATTTCATTGCATAgaaatcgatttctttttacttttcagCATGTGATTCAACTTTCAATTTTAACTGAAACAAACGCAATATGAATTCTTTATACtcttatatacaatttttacgagaattaacaaaattattaatgaaatacaaCTATAATTACGTAgtcttttatatatttgtacagTACGCGCTTTTTcgattaaaaacattaattgcTATAAAATATAACTGGATTATTTTGTCTGACTTTATTCTAAAGAATTTAATAGAACAATTATATAAtgaaaagaattattatatagaCTGTAATTCTTGTTTATTGGCAAGCATAAAATATGTTAGAATTACTACACCAACTTGGTTTTATATATGTTCTACAGtatctataaaaaaatataaagttttaGTTGTACCTTTAAATAACActgatgaaattgaaatatttacatcaaatactatgaaatataatatagaaaatgcATTGCATTGCACTATTGATAAATGTTTTTTATGtaagtacaaaatatattttaatggacaagtaattataagaatttaataaaaaatcaatttttcccatttttttcAGTGCCAGCAAAAGATGACACTATTAATTTTGCTAGAGAAGCCAAAATTTCTATGATTTCTAATCAATATGAAAgcacaaataatttaataagtactttattagaaaattatttctctgaacctagatttttaagaaaaaatgatttatttagcATTAATATAAAGGAATATATATTGGACCAAATGTATTTGCATACTAATCCTTTACTgtctgtaatatattttaaagttaaTTCTATCATCAATGATAATAGAGATTTTACAGATAGTGAtacttcttatattttatatggagAAACCACGCTCATTCAGGAACCGGATATACATAGTTATCTACCtcaaaaacattttatttacaatCAAACCAAAGAGAAGTATGTAAACTCATATCCATCAAGTTTAGCAGCACCTCTGGAACAATTAGAGCGTTGCATTTTACCATTTATTAAGCATGGTAAAGATTAATGTTTAAATATCTAATTGCATCTAAGTAATATAAATTAGGTATTAATGCTTTATTTCTTAAACAGATATACAATTATCAATAAAGCCAATATTTCTTATTAAGGGTGCACAGGGTTCAAATAAACGTAAATTAGTCCAAATATTGGCTGAAAAAATAGGTTTAAACTTTCTTAATACAGATTTTGCTGAAGTTCAAGCTTTAACATCAGCACAGACAGAGGCTAAATTACGTATTGTACTGCGTAATGCTGAACAATCTGTACCATGTGTCCTGTGCTTAAATAATATAGAGGTactttgaagatatttttgttaatttatttgcaaatattctaaGATAATATTTGTAGGTATTTGGAAGAAATTCTGAAGGTCAAAAGGATGAAAGAGTGATATCAACCTTTTCCAACGAAATAAATTCATTATATcataaacatttaaaatatcCAATTATTATAGTAGCTACTACAAATGAGTCTGATATATCGCCTGAACTGAAcagaatttttatcgaaacgaTTCACGTGGAACATCTAGATCAGAATGAAAGAACGAATTTAATTTCGTGGTTACTCATGAAACGAAATCTCAATCATCAGGtcaatttatcaaaaatttctGGGATATGTTCTGACTTTCGATATTCAGACTTATCGACATTAATACTCAATGCCGTAAAATTTCACTGCAAAGATAGTACTAAGAATTTGAAGCCATTAACACTTTTACAAGAAGATTTTGATAAAGCTTATGGTACACTTTTAATgctgtaaaaataattattgtttacaATATATCAGCTTTAATTCGTTCAATTTCACTTACAGAATACATGCAATCGGTATATACAGATTGTAAAGGTGCACCGCGTGTACCAAAAGTTTATTGGGAAGACATAGGTGGTTTAATGAAGCTGAAACATGAAATAATGCGGCGAATTCAGTTACCTTTGATGAACACATTAGGATTCGGACAATCTGGTCTTCTCTTGTATGGACCACCAGGAACCGGAAAGACGCTTCTTGCTAAAGCTGTAGCGACAGAGTATCAGCTTCACTTCTTATCAATTAAAGGTCCTGAAGTGTTGAATATGTATGTCGGTCAAAGCGAGAAAAATGTTAGGCAAGGTAAAGTAATGAAAATACGTATTAaacatatatttgaaaaataaaaaatgcaacGTTGTAGTGTTCGAGCGGGCAAGAGCAGCAGCACCTTGTATAATATTCTTCGACGAATTAGACTCGTTAGCACCGAATCGTGGACGAAGTGGAGATAGCGGAGGTGTAATGGATCGTGTGGTATCCCAATTACTCGCTGAAATGGATGGTCTTGACTGTTCCAGTAGTATATTCATTATAGGAGCCACAAACAGGCCGGATCTGATTGATCCAGCGCTTCTTAGACCTGGTCGattcgataaattattatatgtagGGATTCATTCCGATCGTGATTCACAATTTAATGTGTTAAAGGCACTGACTCGTAAATTCAAATTCCATGAAAACGGAGAAGAATTAGAAAAGTTAATATATCAATTACCTGAACACACAACTGGTGCAGATTTGTATTCTATCTGTTCAAATGCATGGTTGAACGCTGCGCGAAGAGTTTTAAGTAATTATCACGATAACTCTAACGAAATTAAATTGGACTATGTTGGCGTAGAATTGGAAGACTTTTTAAAAGCCGCACACGAACTGATTCCTTCGGTTAGTAAGGAAGAAGCAGAAAGATACAAAAAAATGCAGATAGAATTATCTTCTGTATCGTGATGTGCCCAATTGTGTTTTAAGCATCAGGTAAAACATCTTCCAGTCTTATAAACGACATGTTATTTTATTTggagaaatatgtaaaataatttttacaacgaATAATTCAATCAAGAAAGATATCTACTTTCTATTCTAGGTATTGCACCAAACGGTTCATCTTACATGCTAGTGCGCGATAAAGGACGTAGTAGTATCGATTGATTTTTTTTCGAGAGAACGGTCTTCAAAAtgatcgtaacacgttacaataCATACCAATCTcaaaatagtatacaatgtagAAAAATAGAGTAGCTGAATTCATCGAGTACCTATATCGGACTACGAAATTTTGTAACAGAGGCTAATAATTTTTTTTGCAAATGGAATTGAATGATTATTTTACTACACTTGTTAATAAAGAATGTAAATAAACAtctatttttgttaaatataatcaTTGTTTAAGTTCGTAGGACAAGTCGTATTCATTTAAATGaccgttattttatttatgaaacaaCGCTATTCACATTCTTGCATTTTGCAAGCGCAATACTGTCATTCTTGTCCAATttgtttaaacattttaattgcCTTCTCCAAAATATGCAGTCTAATATAACGATTTGTTCCTGTTTTACAGGCGGTATTTAACAACGTACTTCATTCGATTACAGAATAACGACATTCCTTTGGTATGATCGCGAGGTAGAATCGATTCCAATGTAATTTGTTCACAACATTGAAGTATATTTCGTTTTCTTCATCGTTCATGGCGACAATATTTACTTATTACACGGAAAGAATTAAGTCTTTCATTACGATTGTTAAGATATGACTTGATACGACAAAGAAAAGTCACAGAATTTCAAAGAATCGTCGTTAACCGTAAGTTCAATTATCTTATAGAGAGAGGCTTTACAATTacgagtatttttatttttgaacttTCATAAATTACTCAAATCAAAACtattaaaaatagttttaaaagCAAATCGCTTGATCTAGTATTCGGTTCTTTCTCTTCAcgcttttttttctaaatataattaaatatcgatTAACAATTTTCACCTTTCATGCATCGATGGGTCTATTCAGTGCAgtcgaaaattattaaaacataaGTATCACATTTGATAAATAACGCTAATCATTACATGCGATCGACGAAACATTTCATACAGTTAATATCAATTCTACGGAGCacatgaaaaatattcaagGGTATTTTGCATCGGATTGGAACGAATATAATTTGCGCGTAGTTAAACtcgatttatatattatatgtatatgaggtattatttaaaatattttgtaaaaatttgatcTGAATATTCCTTTTCTCAAGGAACAAGCAACGACAAATACATATGTGGATAAAAAAGGGAGAATCATTTAAATTAGCTTATTAATAAATTTGGCCACTGTACAATCGTGTAATTGCATGCAGATGctctttttaaaaatgtatatataaatccTTGTCTTAAGTATTTAGATTGAAAAATGTAGTTATTGGAGAACTACGTAGGGAAACATGTGGTAGCAATTTTCGCTTGCATCGATCGCGGGAAACGAAAGACTTTGTACTCAGCGGCCGCGAACTATTCTTGTAAAGTTCAAAACTCTTACTTACATTTGTAACATTTGTCGCGTCTTCTCGCAGTTTTAAGCAGTCTTCTTCTATTTGTATTGATCGTGTATATATGTGAATATGTGTAAGGAAAAGAAATACACTGgtatttcaaaatatcttcTACGAAGATTGTTTCGACATATGGTGCGTGCAAAAAACGATCGAAGATATTGCCGATTAACTGGGCAGGAAATCTTTGTCGGCTCTCGGTGCGTGTATTGCTCGAATTTCCAGATATCTGAGCTTGTGGGGGAAAAACGATTTTTTCCAGTAATCAGCGACAGCAAGTTTTATACGTTTCTACTTATAATGTACATTAAAAATGCGGCAAGTAGAGCCAGTTACGATTCTTCTGTATTTAATcctgaaacataaaaaataagGAAGGGACCGTGACTAAATCTGGTCTttgtaaaagaagaaatacgGTTACTACTTTCTTCTACCGTATCAAATTTATTAGTCTATCATGTATcgactcttttcttcttttttttttttcttttcaaggaaaACACTATCGTTCAATAGAATTATGAGGTAGTGCCCATTAAAATGCGAATAACACGATAATCTGTTGCTGCTTTTTTTTAGGTTTGCACTTTATGCATACCTGGTCAAGACGATTTCGTGGCAAATTCATGTAGTATGTCACAAGCCATTTCAAGATTGTTCCTAGTAATACCGAGAGCTCTAATCACGGCGTCTTGTGCGAATCCGAGAGCCGTCAGCTTGGAAATGTGTTCGACGTTCACGTTCTCGTATGCCGCGGATTCTGGCTTAGAAGAACCGGTGGGATTGTCCTTACCTCTCATCAGGGCGGACAATCGAGCTGTATTCGCTTCCAGATTAATGTTCCTCACGACGTGTTGTCTCGTACCGGGTATCACGATCGTGTTCTCGTAATGGTGATCCTGTCTGTTGTGCTCTTTGCTGGTTGCTTTTGGAGGTCGTGGCACCGACAATGGTGGTGGAACCGGTGGCACATTATTGCTAGACGTAATTTGGCTGCTCATCGCCGAAGATCCGCCACTGATACGACTAGATTTCTCAGGTAAAGTCGGCGGTGGTTGCTGTTGCGTTGTGGACAAGTGACTTCCTTGTGATCGACGAACGTGACTTCTGACTACTGTAAACGGTGCAGGAGGTATCGGTGGCATTGGAGACGGCGAAGAAGCACGATGTAGCATATCGTACCCTGTTTCGGAGTTTACTGgtaaaataaaacaatgttATAGAACAACTTAGAcagaatagaaagaaataattagcatcgcaacaaattttatttctctaaattgttttactttttattgCTTACTGTTATTATTTTGCTGATTGTCAGTATTAGAATTGAATGTCGTTTGAGCTGTCGATGAAGGCGGTGGTGGAGCATTCTCTTTTGGAACAGTTAACAGGCGACCATTCCTCAAATGATTATTTGGCGTGGGGGATGGAGAGGGTCGTCGAGGAGGTAGCGGCGGGCTTGGCACAATTCTTCGTGTCGAAACTGGCGAGTTTGTTGGACTGGAATCTTCTTCTTCATCCGAATCGTAACACATTAATCCACAGTGACCGTTACACAAATCCATGATTTCctaaaacattgaaaataaacgaaaaacatGCATTAATATCTGTGACATGGGCCACAGAAATAAGATTGTTTTAGTCTGATAACGTTTGCTATTATTTAACGCAAGAAGACGCATAATtgcgtagaaaatatattttattcgattctgATTTTAAGTAAtgataaatttgttaataattaataaaattctataatcgaataaatctttttaaaacTATATTAAGTAAACAAGAATTGTTTAAATTAAtgtaaagaaaaagaatgtaGCAAAAAAACCTGTATGAGAAAGAACATCACAATTAAGAACGAGCATAATTACAAAGCGATAAAGCAGAAGGTCATAATGCATTTGTTCACTTACCTGCGTTCAATGAGtcaaaataaatttccttcGGCTATGTACATTATCGATTAGTTTTCGATCATGCAGCGGGCAGAGCAATGGACCCAGTAGATAACATTATGAAATAAAGATAAACGATCATGCGAACGATATAACGATGTAACACCTTGGTTCATTTTCAGTAGTTCCCTGTTGCTGGAACACTGATTCAATAGGCGTGGAAATTAGAATCCAGCAAAAGGGATGCATGTATACAATATGCAAAAGTAACACGATGTAatgataatacaattttattaaaaaaaaaagaaaagaagagagaaaaagaaaaaacgaaaagaaaacaaagaacatATTTCTCAGATCCCTAATATCTTACAATGAATAGGAAGAAATGTACGCTACAATTTGTAAtgtttatgaattatttattttagacCTCTTTCATTGCTGGATATGCACAGCATGAATGGATCTAAATGACTGATCAATTAGCAGCACTAGTCATTGTACAAATTACGCTAATGGATACACGTGAACGCAGTAAAAAAATCTATCTTTAATTTTAAGTTTTTAGTGCAACATGTCGTAGACTTTGTTTACTATCTATAGATTCGTAGATATAGGGATACGTGATACTACGCTTAAGAAATTATTACTCCCCTTTTTTAGATTACTAACTGCCAATTTAtatcttaaaaaaatataaatttcatttttatggtGAATTCGACTTTTTAATTGCTCTTGCATGCATCAATGCATACAGGATCTACAATAGTAAGGtattgaaaaaaaggaaagggaagaTGATAACGTATATACCACAGCATCGAAATTCGGCATGAAGTGCTACCATACAATCACTGGTATAACTCCT from the Bombus terrestris chromosome 1, iyBomTerr1.2, whole genome shotgun sequence genome contains:
- the LOC100642479 gene encoding serine/threonine-protein kinase pakA-like, which translates into the protein MDPATVIALCKENIQPLRYGRNAAQLGTALRAQEDADVQQLLLQEKQMYEDAIKNYEGDDPLESWYEYILWVEQSYPKSGHESHIGKLLQQCLAIFEKETKYHQDRRYIRLWINYISMQKNPLELYQLLHNNGIGTMVADMYRAWAFELEQIEDYKRADEVYLMGLSALAEPQDELDYAHKNFQLAVARKTLGRTDDRNEVSLLEQRQAFSSLKAIKAGKRISSIRTGHRVREHFPGTVPQISSTMHHNRPNSRIQVYQDDMPAEMKNSSILDHVPVEDTVHKENTIKPGPWNGGGRRYPLMTSSTKLAFKVHEDQPDDFDANNLRLFPNHTYFFDGSKYPEHLTVPVFVPDPPNPNIILRPHYPKELVYANNMDQSMEEVRAQLYLQRAQTLDKKHDVSDIRGTNHQVQHKSFESEHQRHNVSLQELQRQRQEFEQQELTERQRKVEQQLREAEQLELDRQRLQAEQQELQRQQYEAENQALETQRRKAEQRELERLEAERIEAERIEAERLEAQRMEAELNSQRKLQSSFMHQHHTSSLNTEPEEHLLGQSLTVNTKEAMSVVQDMWRSPDTVPTTPNFRTPMTPRISDAKTKLSFDIHMDSSMTQHAMSNSKHHSGYNIQPYNDQENHQNYSAHQSYPNQEHQNSYSNPGLHNTYQYQMQQQVHEQQVQQPHSRLHHPQHHQQLIQAHQQAHVISHHHTLPHVSHLQSHSQIQHHQSHPQQHQPSHNQHLHHQPHQAHQHIQHIQQVYGTIMPNDIAYQQYPSQLESTLIQQNVEPQKQLHYPPYNELDIETSKPYRMPPELPYIKSPGMNRRDIKYLESAEDKENAIVVDYNGPLEENMTPKAPDENNLYIDESLGISPLTGNNDTCYTEAFNTQLTSSTPMTNQFRQSYKVAEGTSQYSNQCAAPLPSSEAPNGETEDKLSVILESTREYISSSSSSSTHTRNTVLGFTLTKEDLVPIKEQSITRGGEDEIKDVTLSANQPYEQKLQTQIQAVHAQSPRTVQRNVDQITSEIKKNCDLRKSINFKLNEIEQKEKVDTMECEEHHEPMEEAEEETFQLPSGNINPFDRNLITGLLKKIKFPQPYHAEGYVRLNINLNKLVPSTMITLGTEAYDLGKCLGKGTYGTVFKAVNLQTGQIVALKTQKPAWVWEFYITREIKNRLTNPHMLRGFMDVSMAYVANNSSVLVSEYSRFGTLLAVTNQIKITTGKPLLEHLAIFFTIEILQIVEYLHKCQIIHGDIKPDNFLLMRLPTEDVRPTIQLIDFGCSIDMSLLPEKTTFTQVIKTEDFTCIEMQTGKPWTYQTDLYCLAATSHCLLFGNYMRVSNIGGRWFITSKIPRYAKKAAWEQFFTELLNIESCDKMPDLSKLRNMMEETLAQMTDAQQKFRNFVNILNKR
- the LOC100642792 gene encoding peroxisome assembly factor 2 translates to MNSLYSYIQFLRELTKLLMKYNYNYVVFYIFVQYALFRLKTLIAIKYNWIILSDFILKNLIEQLYNEKNYYIDCNSCLLASIKYVRITTPTWFYICSTVSIKKYKVLVVPLNNTDEIEIFTSNTMKYNIENALHCTIDKCFLLPAKDDTINFAREAKISMISNQYESTNNLISTLLENYFSEPRFLRKNDLFSINIKEYILDQMYLHTNPLLSVIYFKVNSIINDNRDFTDSDTSYILYGETTLIQEPDIHSYLPQKHFIYNQTKEKYVNSYPSSLAAPLEQLERCILPFIKHDIQLSIKPIFLIKGAQGSNKRKLVQILAEKIGLNFLNTDFAEVQALTSAQTEAKLRIVLRNAEQSVPCVLCLNNIEVFGRNSEGQKDERVISTFSNEINSLYHKHLKYPIIIVATTNESDISPELNRIFIETIHVEHLDQNERTNLISWLLMKRNLNHQVNLSKISGICSDFRYSDLSTLILNAVKFHCKDSTKNLKPLTLLQEDFDKAYEYMQSVYTDCKGAPRVPKVYWEDIGGLMKLKHEIMRRIQLPLMNTLGFGQSGLLLYGPPGTGKTLLAKAVATEYQLHFLSIKGPEVLNMYVGQSEKNVRQVFERARAAAPCIIFFDELDSLAPNRGRSGDSGGVMDRVVSQLLAEMDGLDCSSSIFIIGATNRPDLIDPALLRPGRFDKLLYVGIHSDRDSQFNVLKALTRKFKFHENGEELEKLIYQLPEHTTGADLYSICSNAWLNAARRVLSNYHDNSNEIKLDYVGVELEDFLKAAHELIPSVSKEEAERYKKMQIELSSVS